A region of the Halalkalibaculum roseum genome:
GGATGCCCAAAGAATATTCAGTTCGTCAATCTCTTCGGGATCGCACCACTTAATGGTCCAAAAAGCCGACTCACTTTTTATAATGCTACAGAGTTCGTTACGCTCTTCCAGTGAAAGGGTTTTACTATCGCGTATAGCTTTAATATCTGTACCCTCATTGAAAATGACACCGGCAGCAACTACGGGCCCTGAGAGACAACCTCGCCCTACCTCATCCAATCCCATGACCCTTTGGTAACCTTCATCCCATAGCCGTTTCTCAAATTCTAATCGATCTGCCATTTCCGGTTATATTTTGACGTCAATTCGGGAAGAAAATACGAATCTGCTGCATTCATTAAAATCTGATCTAGGGTGATTAGTAGAAAGTAATAAGTAGAAAGTTGAAAGTAAGATCCCGGCAGAATAAATAACATGTCTTTATCATGATATTTTGCTACTTAGTACTTTCTACTCTACCTCCAGCCTTCAGCATCCCACATCTAACCTCCAAACTCAATTCTTTGTGAATTAAACAGAGCATACTTACGTTGCTAATAAGACATCAAAAAAGAATCAGATATTTATGCATTTCAAGTATCAAGAATGGGACGATCGTTTTGCAAGAAACAAAGGGCAGTCGCCTTTTGATACACTCTGGGATCTATTCCAGGAACTATTAACCGTTGCCAGCGGTGATGTCTCCCAGGCTTTGCGCTGGCTGACAGAACTGGATGAACAGTATGGAATAACCGACCAGTTTGAAGACGGGTATGGGCTCGGTGATTTCGTTGAAGAACTTGAGGAAAGAGGTTATATAGAAACCGACACCGATAACAATACAGTGATTATCACCCGCAAAACAGAGCGAAGCCTCCGCCAGCGGTCACTCGAAGAAATATTTCGCAACCTTAAAAAAGGTGGGGCGGGCAGGCATAAAACCAATTTCACCGGTAAAGGTTTGGAAAGACAGCCTGAAACCCGACCCTGGAAGCCGGGTGATGATATCAGCCACATGGATAGTGTCGGAACCATGATGAACATGCTGAAGCATAGTAATATCGATCAGTTTAATCTGCAAGAGGACGACCTTCGGGTACACGACACAGACCATTACACATCGGTTTCAACCGTTCTATTGATCGATTTGAGCCATTCCATGATTCTTTATGGAGAAGACCGGATCACACCGGCAAAAAAAGTGGCGATGGCACTTTCTGAATTAATATTAAATGACTATGCCAAAGATTCACTAGACATAGTAGCATTCGGGAATGAGGCCTGGAAAGTAAATATCGAGGACCTGCCCTATCTTAAAGTTGGGCCTTATCACACCAATACCCAGCAAGCGTTGGAACTTGCACGTCATATTTTACAGAGGCGTAAATTTGCCAATAAGCAGATTTTCATGATTACAGATGGCAAACCATCCTGTATCATAGAGAATGGTAGAATGTACAAAAACAGTTTTGGACTGGATAGAAAGATCGTTAACAAAGTACTGGACGAGGCGGTTAAGTGTCGAAGAGAAAAGATTGACATTACCACGTTTATGATTGCCCGGGATCCGTATCTACAGGACTTCGTCCGCAAGCTTACAGAAGCCAACAAGGGACGAGCCTACTTCGCATCACTTGATGAACTGGGAGGGTATATTTTTGAAGATTATATTAGAAACAGGAAGAGGAGAGTCCGGTAGGCTCTATTTTCACACCTTATTATTCTCTCCTGATTATTCTTTTACAAATTTCTATTCTGGACTATAGGTACAAAAAAAGCCCCGATTGATTGATCGGGGCTTTTCATTTTAAATTTGATCTTCCAGAAAGTACAGAACTTAGATACCTAGCTGCTGCATTACCTGATCGGTTATATCATACTTTTCCTGTGCTTCATCAGAAG
Encoded here:
- a CDS encoding vWA domain-containing protein — translated: MHFKYQEWDDRFARNKGQSPFDTLWDLFQELLTVASGDVSQALRWLTELDEQYGITDQFEDGYGLGDFVEELEERGYIETDTDNNTVIITRKTERSLRQRSLEEIFRNLKKGGAGRHKTNFTGKGLERQPETRPWKPGDDISHMDSVGTMMNMLKHSNIDQFNLQEDDLRVHDTDHYTSVSTVLLIDLSHSMILYGEDRITPAKKVAMALSELILNDYAKDSLDIVAFGNEAWKVNIEDLPYLKVGPYHTNTQQALELARHILQRRKFANKQIFMITDGKPSCIIENGRMYKNSFGLDRKIVNKVLDEAVKCRREKIDITTFMIARDPYLQDFVRKLTEANKGRAYFASLDELGGYIFEDYIRNRKRRVR